The following proteins are encoded in a genomic region of Hoeflea ulvae:
- a CDS encoding type I secretion system permease/ATPase, producing MRSKDPAKAAKQKSAEQLTRGFRSICIFLFGISGLINILALTGAFYMLQVYDRALTSGSVPTLVLISALAIGLYAFQGLFDILRSQILVRVGARLDRRVAPLAHQVAIDMPRFGFSTAESLERGRDVDNVRNFLGSQGPMALFDLPWMPLFLGFVFILHPLLGALTLGGAVVLTIITIVTELMTRRLTGATHSAVVSRNAIADSNTRNADILKAMGFVDRAVERFRRANEEHLDLQTRTNDISGTFGALSRVLRMLLQSAVLGLGAFLTIKGELSAGAIIAASVASARALAPIDLAIGNWKNVVSARSAYERLKETVVTLAQVQPPMELPAPTQSLKVQNVTVAAPGTGRILLSDVSFELKAGQAVGVIGPSGGGKTTLVRALTGIWPTLRGSVRLDDAELTQWTDQRLGAFIGYLPQEVALLDGTIEENVSRLEAQPDARAIVLAARAAGVHQLIVSLPDGYRTELGPLGLSLSGGQRQRLGLARALYKDPFIVILDEPNSNLDGEGEAALTAAITSVRERGGIVVVVAHRPSALAAVDMVAVIQNGKLAAFGRKEDILGNPAPQMPRVAADDNVPQEAKGRPKMTARVSA from the coding sequence ATGCGTTCGAAAGATCCGGCCAAGGCTGCCAAACAAAAAAGCGCGGAGCAACTGACCCGTGGTTTCCGCTCGATCTGCATTTTTCTGTTCGGGATTTCCGGGCTTATCAACATCCTGGCGCTGACCGGCGCCTTCTACATGTTGCAGGTTTATGACCGGGCGCTTACCAGCGGCAGTGTCCCAACCCTGGTGTTAATCTCGGCCCTGGCGATCGGCCTCTATGCTTTTCAGGGTCTCTTCGACATCCTGCGTTCGCAGATCCTGGTGCGCGTCGGCGCCCGGCTCGACCGCCGGGTAGCACCGCTCGCACACCAGGTCGCCATCGACATGCCGAGATTCGGGTTCTCTACGGCGGAATCGCTGGAACGGGGTCGTGACGTCGATAACGTGCGAAACTTTCTCGGCAGCCAGGGGCCGATGGCGCTGTTCGACCTGCCATGGATGCCGCTTTTCCTGGGCTTCGTCTTCATCCTGCATCCGCTTCTTGGAGCTCTGACGCTCGGTGGCGCCGTCGTGCTGACGATTATTACGATCGTCACCGAATTGATGACGCGGCGACTGACCGGCGCCACCCATTCCGCCGTGGTTTCGCGCAACGCCATCGCCGATTCCAACACCCGCAATGCCGATATCCTCAAGGCAATGGGTTTTGTCGATCGCGCAGTCGAGCGGTTCCGTCGTGCAAACGAAGAACATCTGGACCTTCAGACGCGGACCAACGACATCAGCGGCACGTTTGGCGCCCTTTCACGCGTCCTTCGCATGTTGTTGCAATCCGCGGTGCTTGGGCTCGGCGCGTTTCTGACAATCAAGGGGGAACTTTCGGCCGGCGCGATCATTGCGGCTTCGGTCGCCTCTGCGCGTGCACTCGCTCCGATCGACCTTGCCATTGGCAACTGGAAGAACGTGGTTTCCGCCCGTTCCGCCTATGAGCGCCTCAAGGAGACGGTCGTCACGCTGGCGCAGGTGCAGCCACCAATGGAGCTGCCTGCTCCGACCCAATCGCTGAAAGTGCAGAATGTCACCGTCGCTGCCCCGGGTACCGGGAGAATATTGCTCTCCGACGTCAGCTTCGAACTGAAGGCCGGCCAGGCCGTCGGCGTCATCGGTCCAAGCGGCGGCGGCAAGACGACCCTGGTTCGTGCATTGACCGGGATCTGGCCCACCTTGCGCGGCAGTGTGCGTCTGGATGACGCCGAACTGACCCAGTGGACCGATCAACGCCTGGGGGCCTTTATCGGTTACCTGCCTCAGGAGGTTGCCCTTCTCGACGGGACCATCGAGGAGAACGTGTCCCGTCTCGAGGCGCAACCCGATGCCCGAGCGATTGTGCTGGCCGCACGGGCTGCCGGCGTTCACCAGTTGATCGTGTCACTGCCTGATGGCTATCGCACCGAGCTTGGCCCTCTTGGCCTGTCGCTTTCGGGCGGTCAGCGCCAGCGTCTGGGCCTGGCACGTGCTCTGTACAAGGATCCGTTCATCGTGATTCTCGACGAGCCGAACTCCAATCTAGACGGCGAGGGCGAGGCGGCACTGACAGCGGCCATTACCTCGGTTCGGGAACGCGGTGGAATTGTCGTGGTCGTGGCCCACCGGCCGAGTGCGCTTGCCGCAGTTGATATGGTGGCCGTGATCCAGAACGGCAAGCTTGCTGCGTTCGGTCGAAAGGAGGACATTCTCGGGAATCCGGCGCCGCAGATGCCGCGCGTTGCAGCCGACGACAATGTTCCGCAGGAAGCAAAAGGGCGGCCGAAAATGACGGCGCGGGTGTCGGCATGA
- a CDS encoding cadherin-like domain-containing protein, translated as MDVTGCMAMLIGLNSLLHGAADPDGDPLAVIGMTTSSGTLTRTGGDWTYLAEPQMLGPVTLTYWIFDGELMVRQTAHFSVVRSTIVGTQGDDALLGTQCADDIDGRDGDDNIDARGGDDVIHGGDGNDHVIAGDGDDTIFAGNGNDIVMAGAGNDRVSGGAGNDRIYGEAGDDILFGDDGDDFVSGGSGDDIIFGGEGDDIIAGDAGDDILDGGSGNDIVNGGAGNDTLIDGEGSDRHEGGAGNDRIIVALDRASDTHDGGEGWDLLDLSATAAGVEVNLFQGYARGGEIGEDTVISIESVTGGSGDDVLTGDAGGNTLSGGAGNDTLIDGDGSDRHEGGAGNDRIIAALDQASDTHDGGEGSDLLDLSATTAGVEVDLFQGFAHGAEIGEDMAVSIESVTGGSGDDVLTGDAAGNTLSGGAGNDIVNGGDGNDTLIDGEGSDRHEGGAGNDRIVAALDQASDTHDGGEGSDLLDLSATTAGVEVDLFQGYARGGEIGEDTAVSIESVTGGSGDDVLTGDAGGNTLSGGAGDDDINGRAGEDHLDGGTGDDTIRDGSGADIVHAGDGNDLVIAAADGDDDHYDGGEGSDTLDYSSALLGLDINLVEQTANSSEIGEDTFAGFETFVGGSGNDHFTMGGDFGVALFGGAGDDTFEFQCGPTVPNTQVSFEILDFRVGDKVRMKKYDLFEKVFDELEDEFEGLYNDRIDDDDVAIRYKHEKFDAYEQTVIEADFNRDGFYETSITLDGRHLIVMIETA; from the coding sequence ATGGATGTGACCGGCTGCATGGCCATGCTGATAGGACTCAACTCGCTCCTTCACGGGGCGGCCGATCCGGATGGGGACCCATTGGCGGTCATAGGCATGACGACGTCATCGGGAACGCTGACGCGGACCGGTGGGGACTGGACCTATCTTGCCGAGCCTCAGATGCTCGGGCCGGTAACCCTGACCTACTGGATATTCGACGGTGAATTGATGGTGCGGCAGACCGCGCATTTCTCCGTGGTTCGCAGCACGATCGTTGGTACCCAGGGTGACGACGCGCTACTCGGAACACAGTGCGCTGATGATATTGACGGGCGCGACGGCGACGACAATATCGACGCACGCGGCGGCGACGATGTCATTCACGGGGGTGACGGAAACGATCATGTGATCGCGGGCGACGGCGATGACACGATCTTCGCCGGAAATGGCAATGACATCGTTATGGCTGGCGCTGGCAATGACCGTGTTTCGGGGGGCGCTGGCAATGATCGGATTTACGGCGAAGCGGGTGACGATATCCTTTTCGGGGATGATGGCGACGACTTCGTTTCTGGCGGCAGCGGAGATGACATCATCTTCGGCGGGGAAGGCGACGATATAATTGCTGGCGACGCCGGAGACGATATACTTGACGGAGGATCGGGCAACGACATCGTCAATGGCGGGGCGGGCAACGATACCTTGATCGATGGAGAGGGCAGCGACCGCCACGAGGGCGGCGCCGGCAACGACCGGATCATCGTAGCGCTCGACCGGGCGAGCGACACCCATGATGGCGGCGAGGGATGGGACCTTCTGGACCTTTCGGCGACGGCTGCAGGCGTTGAAGTCAATCTGTTTCAAGGCTATGCGCGCGGCGGAGAGATCGGGGAGGACACCGTTATCTCCATTGAGTCTGTCACAGGCGGTTCGGGAGATGACGTTCTCACGGGCGATGCCGGTGGAAACACCCTTTCAGGTGGGGCGGGCAACGATACCTTGATTGACGGGGACGGCAGCGACCGCCACGAGGGCGGCGCCGGCAACGACCGGATCATCGCGGCGCTCGACCAGGCGAGCGACACGCATGATGGCGGCGAGGGATCGGACCTTCTGGACCTTTCGGCGACGACTGCAGGCGTTGAGGTTGATCTGTTTCAAGGCTTTGCACACGGTGCCGAGATCGGGGAGGACATGGCTGTCTCGATTGAGTCTGTCACAGGCGGTTCGGGAGATGACGTTCTCACTGGCGATGCCGCTGGAAACACCCTTTCAGGTGGGGCGGGCAACGACATCGTCAATGGTGGAGACGGCAACGATACCTTGATCGATGGAGAGGGCAGCGACCGCCACGAGGGCGGCGCCGGCAACGACCGGATCGTCGCGGCGCTCGACCAGGCGAGCGACACGCATGATGGCGGCGAGGGATCGGACCTTCTGGACCTTTCGGCGACGACTGCAGGCGTTGAGGTCGATCTGTTTCAAGGCTATGCGCGCGGCGGAGAGATCGGGGAGGACACGGCTGTCTCGATTGAGTCTGTCACGGGCGGTTCAGGAGATGACGTTCTCACTGGCGATGCCGGCGGAAACACCCTTTCAGGTGGAGCCGGCGATGACGACATAAACGGTCGGGCTGGCGAAGACCATCTCGATGGAGGGACAGGTGACGACACCATTCGCGACGGGTCGGGAGCGGATATCGTCCATGCGGGGGACGGCAATGACCTGGTGATTGCAGCCGCCGACGGAGATGACGATCACTACGATGGTGGTGAGGGATCTGATACGCTCGACTATTCGAGCGCTCTCCTGGGCCTCGATATCAACCTGGTCGAGCAGACTGCCAACAGCTCAGAAATCGGCGAAGACACGTTTGCGGGTTTCGAGACATTCGTTGGCGGTTCAGGAAATGACCATTTCACAATGGGTGGGGATTTTGGGGTGGCGCTTTTCGGCGGGGCCGGCGATGACACCTTTGAATTTCAATGCGGACCGACAGTGCCAAACACTCAGGTCTCATTCGAGATCCTTGATTTTCGCGTCGGGGATAAAGTCCGTATGAAAAAATACGACCTGTTCGAGAAGGTGTTCGACGAATTGGAAGACGAGTTTGAAGGTCTTTACAATGACCGGATCGACGATGATGACGTCGCCATTCGCTATAAGCACGAAAAATTCGACGCTTATGAACAGACCGTAATCGAGGCAGACTTCAATCGCGACGGCTTCTACGAGACGA
- a CDS encoding peroxidase family protein, translating into MAVFAGGVGNFNFAQSGANIVVTDLTGAEGVDTLSSVETLRFAGANFSIIQGNGAGNINLNGANGAGGSQIVLGWAGSDTANGGTGNDILVGGAGNDTLNGNAGSDTILWRVGDGRDVINGDTAAGNIVGTTDTVHIAGDGTAEQYTVHSRTAWLSIAGNLASQINANTEIVITRNGTDNASVITELNNIEEIVIDGHGGGDSFTTNGTFAGTSLSTSTITINGGSGDDTVDISGLLSEHRIVFRSNGGNDTILGGLRPQDVIVLPEGTTDFLTNIENGMTTITFGDDSVSFATPAGGAPAIVPGSAELDDDETFDSGTLVLSGEDLAELRELVNDTPRASSGYGNNEANPGWGAAYENFIRLTGADYTDGANGVRQTALTPREISDLVSNQDNDGDGVEEDIPNQFGGSALLTFFGQYFDHGLDFVAKGTPGSMPIGSATFPISAGRSNYVDGTGVDPDGIANNGDETPAEYRNEVSPFADQNQTYGSHDAVTDLLRKWVEGSDGSAVQTAYLLEGDLDSSGRGLLPTLDHVRENYRIMTGGQELTSADISDYDGTGHPLLIDFIPAFVTLPDESEPQLDLDAIGHYFVAGDGRVNENVMLTTIHTIWARNHNFWVDTLRERTGGSWTEAEYFNAARELNIVEYQRVVFTEFAEAMAGGLGDDDDGPDDEHGFEGYDPSVDASISIEFAQAAYRFGHSMLNEHVSYVDADGNTQQLSLVQAFLQPGQLTNLGIDGLLAGAIGERHQAIDVDMVNALRNQLVGRPLDLAALNIFRGRDMGVAPFNQIRAELFASTGKESLRPYTGWADFQARNNIDAQTMAKLMAAYPDGFETMDLWIGGLAEKPMHGQLGSTFGYIFLEQLDRLQHGDSHYYLEVFDDSLFENVEISFAKLIARNTGLTDLPENVFMPDALAPDTGSEPTDDDDDDDDDDNVGVDDDTDEDSDDDSDDDADNDEDMDDSDDDDEDTSDTDDDDDVGTGQPAPGTSGIVGTELVDVMTGTGDGETIMALGGRDIVFAGGGDDNVLGGKGADMLYGDGGNDRIFGGAGNDFITGGAGNDTVFGEGGDDLIVAEANDGNDTYYGDAMDGGNGIDTLDMSAISANITADLGTGFMGRGSVSSSMSGNDTIWGVENIVTGSGNDTITASSAVNVMDGGTGNDTFRFLSAADANGDTILGFQPGDRLDLGGIDANGTTAGNQSFSLVSGAFSGSLGELLVTYESRDGEDYTVVQGNTIGDAQADFKISIKGSHDLVTSDFNL; encoded by the coding sequence GTGGCAGTTTTTGCCGGCGGGGTCGGTAACTTCAACTTCGCCCAGTCCGGTGCAAACATCGTCGTAACCGATCTCACCGGAGCCGAAGGCGTTGACACGCTTAGCAGTGTCGAGACGCTTCGTTTCGCCGGGGCCAATTTCTCGATCATTCAAGGAAATGGGGCCGGCAATATCAACCTTAACGGTGCCAATGGCGCAGGCGGGTCGCAGATCGTCCTTGGATGGGCTGGCTCCGATACTGCCAACGGCGGCACCGGCAACGACATTCTTGTGGGAGGCGCCGGCAACGATACGCTCAACGGCAATGCCGGGAGTGACACCATCCTCTGGCGCGTCGGCGACGGACGCGACGTCATAAACGGCGACACCGCTGCTGGAAACATTGTGGGGACGACGGATACGGTCCATATTGCGGGCGACGGAACTGCCGAGCAGTATACTGTACATTCCCGCACAGCGTGGCTTTCGATTGCTGGAAACCTGGCCAGCCAGATCAATGCGAACACCGAGATCGTTATCACGCGCAACGGCACCGACAATGCATCGGTCATCACCGAACTCAACAATATCGAGGAAATCGTGATCGACGGTCACGGCGGCGGCGATAGCTTCACCACCAACGGTACTTTCGCCGGCACCAGCCTTTCGACCAGCACCATTACAATCAATGGCGGCTCCGGTGACGATACCGTCGATATCTCGGGTCTGTTGTCTGAGCACCGCATTGTCTTCCGCTCGAATGGTGGAAATGACACCATACTCGGCGGATTGCGCCCGCAGGACGTGATTGTGCTGCCGGAAGGAACGACGGATTTTCTGACAAACATCGAGAACGGGATGACTACCATCACCTTTGGTGATGACTCGGTCAGCTTCGCCACGCCGGCAGGCGGCGCCCCGGCCATCGTGCCTGGATCGGCTGAACTCGATGACGACGAAACCTTCGACTCCGGAACACTTGTTCTTTCGGGCGAGGACCTCGCGGAACTGCGCGAACTCGTCAACGACACCCCGCGCGCTTCCTCGGGCTACGGCAACAACGAAGCCAATCCGGGATGGGGTGCCGCGTACGAGAACTTCATCCGCCTCACCGGCGCCGACTACACTGACGGCGCCAATGGGGTGCGCCAGACGGCGCTCACCCCGCGCGAAATTTCCGATCTCGTCTCCAATCAGGACAATGACGGCGACGGGGTGGAAGAGGACATTCCGAACCAGTTCGGCGGCTCGGCGCTGCTGACGTTCTTCGGTCAGTACTTCGACCATGGCCTCGACTTCGTGGCCAAGGGCACTCCGGGCTCGATGCCAATCGGTTCGGCGACGTTCCCGATCAGTGCCGGCCGCTCGAACTACGTCGACGGCACCGGTGTCGATCCGGACGGCATTGCCAACAACGGTGACGAAACGCCGGCGGAATACCGCAATGAAGTCTCGCCCTTCGCCGATCAGAACCAGACCTACGGATCACACGACGCGGTCACCGACCTGTTGCGCAAGTGGGTCGAGGGCTCGGACGGAAGCGCGGTGCAGACCGCTTACCTGCTCGAAGGTGACCTTGACTCAAGCGGCCGCGGCTTGCTGCCGACGCTTGATCACGTCCGTGAAAACTACCGGATCATGACAGGCGGGCAGGAACTGACTTCCGCCGACATCTCCGACTATGACGGTACCGGGCACCCGTTGCTGATCGACTTCATCCCGGCCTTTGTCACGCTTCCCGACGAGAGCGAGCCGCAGCTCGACCTCGACGCCATCGGTCACTACTTCGTTGCCGGCGACGGGCGCGTGAATGAGAATGTGATGCTGACCACGATCCACACGATTTGGGCTCGCAACCACAACTTCTGGGTTGATACGCTCAGGGAGAGGACCGGCGGCAGCTGGACCGAGGCCGAATATTTCAACGCGGCCCGCGAGCTCAACATCGTCGAGTACCAGCGCGTCGTCTTCACCGAATTCGCGGAAGCCATGGCCGGCGGCCTTGGCGACGATGATGACGGGCCGGACGACGAGCACGGTTTCGAGGGCTATGATCCTTCGGTCGACGCCTCGATCTCGATCGAGTTTGCCCAGGCGGCCTACCGCTTCGGCCACTCGATGCTGAACGAGCACGTCAGCTACGTCGATGCGGACGGCAACACCCAGCAGCTTTCGCTGGTCCAGGCCTTCCTGCAGCCCGGTCAGCTTACCAATCTCGGTATCGACGGCCTGCTGGCCGGCGCTATCGGCGAGCGGCACCAGGCGATCGACGTCGACATGGTCAACGCCTTGCGCAATCAGCTCGTTGGCCGGCCGCTTGATCTTGCTGCCCTCAACATCTTCCGCGGCAGGGACATGGGCGTGGCACCGTTCAACCAGATACGCGCGGAGCTCTTTGCCAGCACCGGCAAGGAAAGCCTGCGTCCCTATACCGGCTGGGCAGACTTCCAGGCCCGCAACAACATCGACGCGCAGACGATGGCCAAGTTGATGGCGGCCTATCCGGATGGCTTCGAGACCATGGATCTGTGGATCGGCGGTCTTGCCGAGAAGCCGATGCATGGACAGCTCGGTTCCACCTTCGGTTACATCTTCCTCGAGCAGCTTGACCGGCTGCAGCACGGCGACAGCCATTACTACCTGGAAGTCTTCGACGACTCGCTCTTCGAGAACGTGGAGATATCCTTCGCCAAGTTGATTGCCCGCAACACGGGTCTCACAGACCTGCCGGAGAACGTCTTCATGCCGGATGCCCTTGCGCCGGACACGGGGAGCGAGCCGACCGACGATGATGATGACGACGATGACGACGACAATGTCGGGGTCGATGACGACACGGATGAAGATTCCGATGACGATTCGGATGACGATGCTGACAATGACGAGGACATGGATGACTCCGACGATGATGATGAGGACACTTCCGATACCGATGACGATGATGATGTGGGCACCGGACAGCCAGCCCCTGGCACATCGGGTATTGTTGGAACCGAACTCGTTGACGTGATGACGGGTACCGGCGACGGCGAGACCATCATGGCTCTCGGCGGCAGGGATATCGTCTTCGCCGGAGGCGGCGATGACAATGTCCTGGGCGGCAAAGGCGCCGACATGCTCTATGGCGATGGCGGAAACGACCGGATCTTCGGCGGTGCCGGCAACGACTTCATCACGGGCGGCGCCGGCAACGACACCGTCTTCGGTGAAGGCGGCGATGACCTGATCGTGGCGGAAGCCAATGACGGCAACGACACCTACTATGGTGACGCAATGGATGGCGGAAACGGCATCGACACGCTCGACATGTCGGCCATCTCCGCCAATATCACCGCCGATCTGGGAACCGGCTTCATGGGGCGCGGCTCGGTTTCGAGCTCGATGTCGGGCAACGACACGATCTGGGGTGTGGAGAACATCGTCACCGGCTCGGGCAACGACACCATCACGGCCAGCAGTGCGGTCAACGTCATGGATGGAGGCACCGGGAACGACACCTTCCGGTTCCTGTCCGCCGCAGATGCCAACGGCGACACGATCCTGGGCTTCCAGCCCGGGGACCGGCTGGATCTCGGTGGCATCGATGCCAACGGAACCACGGCGGGCAATCAAAGCTTCTCGCTGGTTTCCGGTGCATTCTCCGGATCTTTGGGTGAACTCCTGGTCACCTATGAGAGCCGCGATGGCGAGGATTATACCGTGGTCCAGGGCAACACGATCGGAGACGCGCAAGCCGACTTCAAGATCAGCATCAAGGGGTCTCACGACCTCGTGACGAGCGACTTCAATCTCTAG